One part of the Meiothermus sp. CFH 77666 genome encodes these proteins:
- a CDS encoding ABC transporter permease, whose product MMLSFLVKRSLDLLFVLFGVSVLVFLMIRLIPGDAVQIMLGANTEITPEGLAALREKLGLNKPIFVQYWDWLSAALRGDLGQSIWTGRPISEEILQRLPITLELTILSLIIAIGLAIPVGVLTAYWRNSSAEYLIRLFSITGVTLPSFWLGTLLIFLVFKLAPGWQSLGYVPFSQDPWGHVSRLVLPVITLSLPMLAGLSRVLRSSLLDVLNQDYIRTARSKGLSERVVLYKHALRNAMIPLVTVIGIQVGYLFGGAIVVEQVFAIPGMGRLILGAINERNYPLIQGAILLVTTAFVLINLLVDLIYAKLDPRVEYA is encoded by the coding sequence ATGATGCTTTCCTTTCTGGTAAAACGCTCCCTCGACCTCCTGTTTGTGTTGTTTGGGGTCTCGGTGCTGGTCTTCCTGATGATTCGGCTCATCCCCGGCGATGCCGTCCAGATCATGCTTGGGGCCAACACCGAGATCACCCCTGAAGGGCTGGCCGCCTTGCGCGAAAAGCTAGGGTTGAACAAGCCCATCTTTGTGCAGTACTGGGACTGGCTCAGTGCCGCCCTGCGCGGCGACCTGGGGCAAAGCATCTGGACAGGCAGGCCCATCAGCGAAGAAATCTTGCAGCGCTTGCCCATCACCCTGGAACTGACCATCCTCTCCCTCATCATAGCCATCGGACTGGCCATTCCGGTCGGAGTACTCACGGCGTACTGGCGGAACTCGAGCGCCGAGTACCTGATCCGGCTCTTTTCCATCACCGGCGTGACCCTGCCCTCCTTCTGGCTGGGCACCCTGCTCATCTTTCTGGTGTTCAAGCTGGCCCCAGGCTGGCAGAGCCTGGGCTATGTGCCCTTCAGCCAGGACCCCTGGGGCCATGTTTCCAGGCTGGTATTGCCGGTCATCACCCTTTCCCTGCCCATGCTGGCCGGACTGAGCCGGGTACTACGCTCTTCACTCCTGGATGTGCTGAACCAGGACTACATCCGCACCGCCCGCTCTAAGGGGCTCTCCGAGCGGGTAGTGCTCTACAAGCACGCCCTTCGCAACGCCATGATTCCCCTGGTTACAGTTATTGGGATTCAGGTGGGCTACCTGTTCGGGGGCGCCATCGTGGTGGAGCAGGTGTTTGCCATCCCTGGGATGGGTCGTCTGATTTTAGGGGCCATCAACGAACGCAACTACCCCCTGATCCAGGGGGCCATTCTGCTGGTCACCACGGCTTTTGTGCTGATTAACTTGCTGGTAGACCTGATTTACGCCAAGCTCGACCCACGGGTGGAGTACGCATGA
- a CDS encoding ABC transporter permease, translated as MSLTWQKTFWPLLRNPLGLLGLLLTLLVVLCALFAPFLAPYSPVEQDILARLSGPTSAHWLGTDQFGRDLLSRILFGFRNSLMVAFSSVFIAVLAGTLLGVSAAYVGGWYDRVVMRLMDVLLAFPIILLAIGIIAMLGPSQWNAALAIGIVYIPTFARLTRGPALVVRNTDYVQAAVAIGAGNRRIILRHILPNLASVILVQTTLALSTAILVESSLAFLGLGTQPPNPSLGQMLSEGRAYLTLSPWTSVFSGLAILVASLGFNLLGDTLRDTLDPRLRGH; from the coding sequence ATGAGCCTCACCTGGCAGAAAACCTTCTGGCCCCTCCTGCGCAACCCGCTGGGTTTGTTGGGACTCCTGCTGACCTTGCTGGTGGTACTTTGCGCTCTTTTCGCCCCTTTCCTGGCGCCCTACAGCCCTGTTGAACAAGACATTCTGGCCCGCCTTTCCGGGCCCACCAGCGCCCACTGGCTCGGCACCGACCAGTTTGGGCGCGACCTTTTGTCGCGCATCCTGTTTGGCTTTCGCAACTCCTTGATGGTGGCCTTCAGTTCGGTATTCATTGCGGTGCTGGCGGGCACCTTGTTGGGGGTCTCAGCAGCCTATGTGGGCGGCTGGTACGACCGCGTGGTCATGCGCCTCATGGATGTGCTCCTGGCCTTCCCGATCATCCTGCTGGCCATTGGCATCATCGCCATGTTGGGGCCCAGCCAGTGGAATGCGGCTTTGGCAATTGGCATCGTCTATATCCCTACCTTTGCTCGTCTGACCCGAGGCCCGGCCCTGGTGGTTCGCAACACCGATTATGTGCAGGCAGCAGTGGCCATAGGGGCGGGCAACCGCCGCATCATACTGCGGCATATTTTGCCTAATCTGGCCTCGGTAATTCTGGTGCAAACCACCCTGGCCCTCTCCACCGCCATTCTGGTGGAGTCCTCGCTGGCTTTTTTAGGGCTGGGAACCCAACCCCCCAACCCATCGCTGGGCCAGATGCTATCTGAGGGCCGTGCCTACCTGACCCTCTCCCCCTGGACCTCGGTATTCTCTGGGCTGGCCATTCTGGTAGCTTCGCTCGGATTCAATTTGCTAGGAGACACCCTGCGCGATACCCTCGACCCTCGGCTTCGGGGACATTGA
- a CDS encoding GntR family transcriptional regulator produces the protein MHAKLDIHSATPLYLQLEAVLREALAADTWKAGEAMPPERELANRFGVSRLTLRKALERLEAQGLVQRRQGSGTYVAPRLEQPLSTLTGFSEDMRARGLEPSVRWLKRGLFTASPEEVLALSLSPGEKVARLERVRSVQGEPMAVERAALPAHLLPNPEEVRESLYAYLESKGLRPARALQRLRAVAASRHEAELLGIRADEPVLYIERLSYLADGRVLEFTRSHYRGDRYDFVAELRSNQ, from the coding sequence ATGCACGCTAAACTTGATATTCATTCGGCCACACCGCTATATCTGCAACTCGAGGCTGTCTTGCGGGAGGCGCTGGCCGCTGATACCTGGAAAGCCGGGGAGGCCATGCCCCCAGAACGAGAACTGGCCAATCGGTTTGGGGTCTCGAGGCTCACCCTTCGCAAAGCGCTGGAGCGCCTCGAGGCCCAGGGTCTGGTGCAGCGCCGGCAGGGATCGGGCACCTACGTAGCCCCCCGCCTCGAGCAGCCCCTCTCTACCCTCACCGGTTTCAGCGAGGACATGCGGGCCCGGGGGCTGGAGCCCAGCGTGCGCTGGCTCAAGCGGGGGTTGTTTACGGCTTCCCCTGAAGAAGTGCTGGCGCTCTCGCTTTCGCCGGGGGAGAAAGTGGCCCGGCTCGAGCGTGTCCGCAGTGTCCAGGGCGAACCCATGGCCGTTGAGCGAGCTGCCCTGCCCGCACATCTGCTGCCCAATCCAGAAGAGGTTCGAGAATCGCTGTATGCTTATCTGGAAAGCAAAGGGTTGCGCCCGGCAAGGGCTTTGCAACGGCTGCGGGCGGTGGCCGCCAGCCGCCATGAGGCTGAACTCCTGGGCATCCGGGCCGATGAACCGGTGCTCTACATCGAGCGGCTGAGCTACCTGGCCGATGGCAGGGTGCTCGAGTTTACTCGCAGCCACTACCGGGGCGACCGCTACGATTTTGTGGCGGAGCTGCGTAGCAATCAGTGA